A window from Vulpes vulpes isolate BD-2025 chromosome 9, VulVul3, whole genome shotgun sequence encodes these proteins:
- the UQCR11 gene encoding cytochrome b-c1 complex subunit 10 codes for MLSRFLGPRYRELARNWIPTAGMWGAVGAVGLVWATDWRLILDWVPYINGKFKKDN; via the exons ATGCTGAGCAGGTTCCTGGGCCCGCGCTACCGGGAACTGGCCAGAAACTG GATCCCCACAGCAGGCATGTGGGGTGCCGTGGGCGCTGTGGGGCTGGTGTGGGCCACGGACTGGCGGCTCATTCTGGACTGGGTGCCCTACATCAACGGCAAGTTTAAGAAGGACAATTAA